A single window of Lacerta agilis isolate rLacAgi1 chromosome 12, rLacAgi1.pri, whole genome shotgun sequence DNA harbors:
- the PRKAG2 gene encoding 5'-AMP-activated protein kinase subunit gamma-2 isoform X4, with amino-acid sequence MGGTLAAEATSASDDVKAAPPQSPAASEGMLEKLELEDEAVGESESDIYMRFMRSHKCYDIVPTSSKLVVFDTTLQVKKAFFALVANGVRAAPLWESKKQSFVGMLTITDFINILHRYYKSPMVQIYELEEHKIETWRELYLQETFKPLVNISPDASLFDAVYSLIKNRIHRLPVIDPVSGNALYILTHKRILKFLQLFVSEMPKPAFMKQNLDELGIGTYDNIAFIHPDTPIIKALNIFVDRRISALPVVDESGKVVDIYSKFDVINLAAEKTYNNLDITVTQALQHRSQYFEGVVKCSKLETLETIVDRIVKAEVHRLVVVNEADSIVGIISLSDILQALVLTPAGAKQKESETE; translated from the exons GCAGCTCCTCCTCAGTCCCCGGCCGCCTCCGAAGGGATGCTGGAGAAACTGGAGCTCGAGGATGAAG CTGTTGGCGAATCAGAAAGTGATATCTACATGCGATTCATGAGGTCACATAAGTGTTATGATATTGTTCCAACAAGCTCAAAGCTTGTGGTCTTTGACACTACACTACAG GTAAAGAAAGCTTTCTTTGCCTTGGTAGCAAATGGTGTCCGAGCAGCTCCTCTGTGGGAGAGTAAGAAGCAAAGCTTTGTAG GAATGTTAACTATTACAGATTTCATTAATATACTGCATAGATACTATAAGTCTCCAATG GTACAAATCTATGAATTGGAGGAGCACAAGATTGAAACATGGAGGG AGCTTTATTTACAAGAAACCTTTAAGCCTTTAGTGAACATTTCACCAGACGCCAG CCTTTTTGATGCTGTGTATTCACTGATCAAAAACAGAATCCACAGATTGCCAGTTATTGACCCAGTGAGCGGAAATGCACTTTATATACTTACCCATAAAAGAATCCTCAAGTTTCTCCAGCTTTTt GTGTCAGAAATGCCAAAGCCTGCCTTTATGAAGCAAAATCTGGATGAACTTGGGATAGGAACATATGACAACATCGCCTTTATACACCCAGACACTCCTATCATTAAAGCATTGAATATATTTGTAGATAGAAGGATATCAGCACTACCTGTTGTGGATGAGTCAG GAAAAGTTGTAGATATTTATTCCAAATTTGATGTAATA AATCTTGCTGCTGAAAAAACTTATAACAACTTAGATATCACAGTGACACAAGCCCTACAACACCGCTCTCAGTATTTTGAAGGTGTTGTGAAATGCAGTAAGCTGGAAACACTGGAGACCATCGTGGATCGGATAGTTAAAGCTGAG GTACATCGATTGGTGGTAGTGAATGAAGCAGATAGTATTGTTGGTATCATCTCGCTCTCAGACATCCTACAAGCTCTGGTGCTCACACCAGCTG GTGCCAAACAAAAGGAAAGTGAAACTGAATGA
- the PRKAG2 gene encoding 5'-AMP-activated protein kinase subunit gamma-2 isoform X5, producing MLEKLELEDEAVGESESDIYMRFMRSHKCYDIVPTSSKLVVFDTTLQVKKAFFALVANGVRAAPLWESKKQSFVGMLTITDFINILHRYYKSPMVQIYELEEHKIETWRELYLQETFKPLVNISPDASLFDAVYSLIKNRIHRLPVIDPVSGNALYILTHKRILKFLQLFVSEMPKPAFMKQNLDELGIGTYDNIAFIHPDTPIIKALNIFVDRRISALPVVDESGKVVDIYSKFDVINLAAEKTYNNLDITVTQALQHRSQYFEGVVKCSKLETLETIVDRIVKAEVHRLVVVNEADSIVGIISLSDILQALVLTPAGAKQKESETE from the exons ATGCTGGAGAAACTGGAGCTCGAGGATGAAG CTGTTGGCGAATCAGAAAGTGATATCTACATGCGATTCATGAGGTCACATAAGTGTTATGATATTGTTCCAACAAGCTCAAAGCTTGTGGTCTTTGACACTACACTACAG GTAAAGAAAGCTTTCTTTGCCTTGGTAGCAAATGGTGTCCGAGCAGCTCCTCTGTGGGAGAGTAAGAAGCAAAGCTTTGTAG GAATGTTAACTATTACAGATTTCATTAATATACTGCATAGATACTATAAGTCTCCAATG GTACAAATCTATGAATTGGAGGAGCACAAGATTGAAACATGGAGGG AGCTTTATTTACAAGAAACCTTTAAGCCTTTAGTGAACATTTCACCAGACGCCAG CCTTTTTGATGCTGTGTATTCACTGATCAAAAACAGAATCCACAGATTGCCAGTTATTGACCCAGTGAGCGGAAATGCACTTTATATACTTACCCATAAAAGAATCCTCAAGTTTCTCCAGCTTTTt GTGTCAGAAATGCCAAAGCCTGCCTTTATGAAGCAAAATCTGGATGAACTTGGGATAGGAACATATGACAACATCGCCTTTATACACCCAGACACTCCTATCATTAAAGCATTGAATATATTTGTAGATAGAAGGATATCAGCACTACCTGTTGTGGATGAGTCAG GAAAAGTTGTAGATATTTATTCCAAATTTGATGTAATA AATCTTGCTGCTGAAAAAACTTATAACAACTTAGATATCACAGTGACACAAGCCCTACAACACCGCTCTCAGTATTTTGAAGGTGTTGTGAAATGCAGTAAGCTGGAAACACTGGAGACCATCGTGGATCGGATAGTTAAAGCTGAG GTACATCGATTGGTGGTAGTGAATGAAGCAGATAGTATTGTTGGTATCATCTCGCTCTCAGACATCCTACAAGCTCTGGTGCTCACACCAGCTG GTGCCAAACAAAAGGAAAGTGAAACTGAATGA